The DNA window GTGATCGTTCGCCGGCTGGTCCCATGGGACTGAGACTCCGCCTGAGCCTGGTCCTCATGATTCCGCTGGTCCTCGTCGTGGGCGTATACGGTTTCATCCGCATCCGCGTCGAGCAGGCGGAGCTCCTCCAGGAGGACCGGCGGAACATGGCGCTCACGGCCAAGGCCATCCAGATCGCCGTCGAGAACGCGCTCAGGGACCGCCAGATCTCCGACATCCACCACCTGCTGTTCGAGATCGTCGAGGCTCAGGAGCTGATCGACCGGATTCGAATCTTCAACCGGAACCGGGAGCCCGTTCTGGTGTCGAACCCGCTGGTGATCGCTGACGAGCTGCCGCCGGCGACGTTGCAGTACGTGATCGAGACTGGCCAGCCCCAGGACTTTTACCAGCGCCGCGGCAAGCAGCCGGTCCTCTACTACCTCGTCCCGCTCAGGGACCCCGACGGACAGATCAGGGGGGCAATGGAGATCGTCCACCTCGCCGCCGGCGTCGAGCAGCGCGGCCGCGCCGCGATGTGGGACGTCTGGCTCCGGCTCGGCGTCCTCCTGGCGCTGGTGGCCGTTCTCACCGGGCTGACGCTGCAGCGCCAGGTCCTCCGTCCCCTCGCGCGTCTCATGGAGGGCATCCGGCGGCTCGGCCAGGGGCAGCCCGGCACGCCCCTGCCCGTCGACCGGCGTGACGAGCTGGGCCGGGTCGCCGACGCGTTCAATACGATGGCCGAGCAGCTCGCCGAGGCCCGGCGCAAGCTCCTGGTCGAGACGGAGCGGGCCCTCGATCTCGAGCGCCAGCTCCGGCACGTCGAGGTCCTGTCGGTCGCGGGCCGGCTCGCCACCGGCCTCGCCCACGAGGTGGGAACGCCCCTCAACATCATCTCGGGCCGCGCGGAGTTCGTGCTCCAGACCCTGCCTCCGGAGGACCGGCGCCGCGAAGACCTGGCGGTAATGATCGGGCAGATCGACCGCATCTCCGGCATCATCCGGTCCCTGCTGGACGTCGTGCGCCCGGCGAAGCCGGAGATCCAGCCGACGAGCCTACCCGCGGTGATCGAGCGCCTGCTGCCGCTACTGCGGCACACCGCCCGGCGCCGGGGCCTCACCCTCGACGCCTCCGTCCCCGATGACGTCCCGCCTGTCCTGGCGGACCCGAACCAGCTCCAGCAGGTGCTGATCAACCTGGTGATGAACGCGGTCGAGGCCACGCCGGCAGGTGGGCGCGTCCACGTCACGGTGCGGCAGCGGGTCGCGGCGGCCGATAGCGGCGTCGAGGTCGCGGTCGCCGACACCGGTCCGGGGATTCCTCCGGAGATCCTCCCGCGGGTTTTCGAGCCGTTCTTCACCACCAAGCCTCCGGGCCAGGGGACCGGTCTCGGCCTGGCTATATGCCGGGACATCGTCCGCGAGCACGGGGGCGACATTCGCCTGGAGAGCGGGCCCCAGGCGGGCACGACGGTAACGATCTGGTTGCCGGAGGTGGAGGCCAGCCCGCCGTGACGCCGAAGCTCCTCGTGGTGGATAACGACGCCGAGATGGTGAAGATGCTCGAGCGCCATCTGACGGGCGAGGGGTACGGCGTGACGATTGCGATCAGCGGGCAGGACGCCCTCGGCGCGCTCGCGCGGGACGAATTCGCCGTCGTCCTCAGCGATCTCAAGATGGACAACGTCGACGGCCTCGCGGTGCTCCGGGAGGCCCAGCGACTCCAGCCGCGAGCGCGCGTGCTGCTCATGACCGCCTACGGGAGCCTGGAGACGGCGATCGAGGCCATTCGCCAGGGCGCTCACGACTACCTCACCAAGCCCTTCAAGCTGGCCGAGGTCAGCCTGGCCGTGCGGCGGGCGCTGGACGAGCAGCAACTGCGCGAGGAAAACCGCCGCCTCCGGGCGGAGGTCGAGCAGCGCTACGGCTTCGAGAACTTGCTGGGACGGTCGCGCGCCATGCAGACGGTCTTCGAGCAGATCCGCTCGGTCGCCGAGAGCGATGCGACGACGCTCCTGCTGGGGGAGAGTGGCACCGGCAAGGAGCTCATCGCCCGCGCGATCCACTGGAACAGCGCGCGGCGCGATAGCGCCTTCGTGCCGGTCAACTGCGCCGCCATCCCCGAGACCCTGCTGGAGTCCGAGCTGTTCGGGCACGAGAAGGGCGCGTTCACCGGCGCGGCCCGGAAGCGGCGGGGCCTGTTCGTCGAGGCTCACAGCGGCACGCTCTTTCTCGACGAGATCGCCGACATGTCGCCACCGCTGCAGGCCAAGCTCCTCCGCGCCCTCCAGGACAAGGTGATCCGCCCGGTGGGCGGCAACGCGGAGGTGCGGCTCGACGTCCGGATCATCAGTGCCACCAATCGCGACCTGCCGGCCCTGGTCGCCGATGGGAAGTTTCGCGAAGACCTCTACTATCGCCTGGCGGTGATCCCGATCCGGATCCCCAGCCTCCGGGAGCGGACGGAAGACATCCCGCTGCTGGCCCGCCACTTCCTCGAGCGAGCCGCGACATCGCTTGGCAAGCGCCTCGAGGGGTTCAGCGAGGAGGCTCTGGGTTGGCTCCTCCAGCACCGGTGGCCGGGCAACGTCCGCGAGCTAGAGAACGTCGTTGAGCGGGCGGCGACCCTTTCCCGTGGCCCCCTGATCCAGCTCGGCGACCTCCGGACTGAGTTCGCCCAAGCCGTGGCCGCGGAGACCGCCCTTCGTCCGACCCTCGCCGAGCTCGAGGCTCAGTACATCAGGCGCGTGCTCGCCGAGACGGGCGGCGACAAGCGCGCTGCGGCCAAGATCCTCGGCGTGAGCGTCCGCACTCTGCAGCGGACGTTCAAGGACTCCTGAGGGCCGCGCCCGACAGGCTGTCGGGCCGGCGACATCCTGTCGCCGGACCTTGATCGGTCTCCCGAGTGAGTGTCCTCTAACCGGCTGTCGGGCTGTGCTTTCGTCTGCCCACCGCCTTGGCACCGGCCTTGCCGCACTTCCTGGGGAAAAGGAGGGATTGCGATGGCGCATCGAAACCCGTGGAGACTCTGGAGCGGTGCGCTGGCCGTGGCCGTCGGCCTGGCGGCCTGCACCCAGCAGGGCGCGCAGAGCACCAGTCCGGCCATCGAGGACCGAACGCTTTCCCTGAAGCCGGCGTCCGTGACCACGACAGCCCCCTTTCTGTCGGTCCGGCTCGAGGCCATGAAGGTCACCCAGAGAGTCGAGCAGGGGACAAACAAGGTCGTGGACCCGCCGAAGCTCTCGGCCACGCTGAAGCTGAAGAATACCTCGGCCGACCACGCGCTTCGGCTCATCAGCGGCGAGATCCGGTATCTCGACGCCGCGGGCAAGCCCATCCCCCTGGCGGAGGGCCGCGAGGAGCCGCGCTTCCAGTTCTACTCGTACTCGGACCAGCGGCTGGATCCGGGCATGGAGACCTCCCAGGACCTGTCCCTCGCCTTCCCGGCGGTCGCCCTCAAAGACAAGACGCTTCGGGACATCCGCCTGGAGCTCGATTACCTCCCGGTCCCCTACCGGGAGGAGGCCGTCACCCTCTCCGTTGCCGTGGGCGAGTAAGCCTGTCGGCCTCGAGAAGACTATTGCTCCGGCCGACGGCCGGCGCCCCCGGGGGCGCTCGGCGCCCCGCCGCGCTGGTCGAGGTCGCTCACCGCGAAGCCCACGAAGACGAGGATCGTGAACTCGTCGTACTTCGAGCGGCCGACGCCGTCGAACAGCCGGTTCCGGAACTCACCGCTGCGCGGGTCGTAGAGGTAGGCCTGCACCTCGGCGCGACCCCGGTTGCGCACCCACTTGAAGAGCGCGATCTCGGGGATCGGCACCGAGACCACCGGGACCTGCAGGGCCGGCAGTCCCAGCAGGGTCTCGCCCCGATCCAGTCCCAGGATCGAGGCGAAGACCTTGAGGCGCAGGTCGGCCTCGGCCTCGGCCCCGACCATGTTCGCGCCCCGGGCGGCGAGCTGCGCCGCCACGAACTCGCGAGCGAACGCCTGGTCCCTGGTCCACGCGTAGAGCTCCAGGGCTACCCGTCGTCCCGGCCGGCGCGTGGTGTCCAGCTGCGCCATCGCGCGCTCGAGCGCCCGGACGAGCAGCTCCTGCTCGGTCGCCGAGCGCCCGGTCATCGTGACCTGTCGCACGGTGCACCCGGCTCCCAGGGCGAGGACGGCCGTCACCACGACCACGGCGGGCCACTGGAGGGCCATCGTCCCGAGGGGCCCCGCGTCGCCTAGTGCCGTTCCAACTTGTTGATACTAAATCTGTCCACGAACGACGTACACGGTGCCTTCCTAGGCGCGAATAGTTGGAACGGCACTAGGCCCGGCGACCGGCCGCGGCGCCGTCGGGCGGATAGGCCAGCGAGCCCTTGACCTCCGCCACTCGCTCGGGCGGAAACTCGGGCAGACACAGCTCCCCCCGAGCTCGCCATTCGTTCACTTGCGCCTCCGCGGCCCGGCCCTTGGCCTCGTCGGGGCCGCCATCGCTGGCCAGATACGTCGTTTGCGAGGGGAACGCAAAGCCCGTTCCGCTGGCGGCCACGAGGTCCATGATCCGCAGATAGACATCCTCCCGTACGGCCAGGAACTCGCCATAGTCCGAGGTGAGAACGTAGGCGAAGATCTCGAGGTCCAGCGAGTAGTCGCCGAAGCCCACGAAGCGGATTCGCGCCGGATCAGGGTGCACCTTCGGGTGGGCGTAGAGCATCTCGCGGATCTGGACCAGCACATAGCGGAGCTGGTCGGGCGTGGTCTCGTACCGGAGCCCCAGGCGCGCCGACAGCCAGATCCGATCCCGCTGCGCGAAGTTCTCGAGCGGAAGGGCGGCGAACTCGGCGTTGGGGATGGCCACCACGGTACGATCCAGGGTTCGGACCCGGGTCGAGCGCAAGCCGACCTCCTCGACCGTCCCCACCCGATCTCCGAAGCGGCAGAAGTCGCCCACGCGCACCGGCTGATCGAGCACCAGCGTCAGTCCGCCGAACAGGTTCTCCAGCGTCTTCTGGGCGGCCAGGGCCACGGCCAGACCCCCGATGCCGAGGCCGGCCAGCACGCCCGTGACGTTGATCCCCACGTTCTGGAGGATGGCGAGCAGGGCGAAGGCCGCCACGACGACCTTGGCCACCTTGC is part of the Candidatus Methylomirabilota bacterium genome and encodes:
- a CDS encoding ATP-binding protein, which codes for MGLRLRLSLVLMIPLVLVVGVYGFIRIRVEQAELLQEDRRNMALTAKAIQIAVENALRDRQISDIHHLLFEIVEAQELIDRIRIFNRNREPVLVSNPLVIADELPPATLQYVIETGQPQDFYQRRGKQPVLYYLVPLRDPDGQIRGAMEIVHLAAGVEQRGRAAMWDVWLRLGVLLALVAVLTGLTLQRQVLRPLARLMEGIRRLGQGQPGTPLPVDRRDELGRVADAFNTMAEQLAEARRKLLVETERALDLERQLRHVEVLSVAGRLATGLAHEVGTPLNIISGRAEFVLQTLPPEDRRREDLAVMIGQIDRISGIIRSLLDVVRPAKPEIQPTSLPAVIERLLPLLRHTARRRGLTLDASVPDDVPPVLADPNQLQQVLINLVMNAVEATPAGGRVHVTVRQRVAAADSGVEVAVADTGPGIPPEILPRVFEPFFTTKPPGQGTGLGLAICRDIVREHGGDIRLESGPQAGTTVTIWLPEVEASPP
- a CDS encoding sigma-54 dependent transcriptional regulator, with the protein product MTPKLLVVDNDAEMVKMLERHLTGEGYGVTIAISGQDALGALARDEFAVVLSDLKMDNVDGLAVLREAQRLQPRARVLLMTAYGSLETAIEAIRQGAHDYLTKPFKLAEVSLAVRRALDEQQLREENRRLRAEVEQRYGFENLLGRSRAMQTVFEQIRSVAESDATTLLLGESGTGKELIARAIHWNSARRDSAFVPVNCAAIPETLLESELFGHEKGAFTGAARKRRGLFVEAHSGTLFLDEIADMSPPLQAKLLRALQDKVIRPVGGNAEVRLDVRIISATNRDLPALVADGKFREDLYYRLAVIPIRIPSLRERTEDIPLLARHFLERAATSLGKRLEGFSEEALGWLLQHRWPGNVRELENVVERAATLSRGPLIQLGDLRTEFAQAVAAETALRPTLAELEAQYIRRVLAETGGDKRAAAKILGVSVRTLQRTFKDS